The following proteins come from a genomic window of Nicotiana tomentosiformis chromosome 12, ASM39032v3, whole genome shotgun sequence:
- the LOC138902865 gene encoding NADH dehydrogenase [ubiquinone] flavoprotein 1, mitochondrial-like, with protein sequence MGQLLAVIPGGSSVPLIPNNICEDVLMDFDALKAVQSGLGTAAVIVMDKSTDIVDAIARLSWKKIDMLQEVTKQIEGHTICAWGDAAAWPVQGLIRHFRPELERRIREHADRELQQAAAAAA encoded by the exons ATGGGACAATTACTTGCTGTTATACCAGGAGGTTCATCTGTTCCGTTGATTCCCAATAACATATGTGAGGATGTACTAATGGATTTTGATGCACTCAAAGCTGTGCAGTCAGGGTTGGGGACTGCTGCTGTAATTGTCATGGACAAGTCAACTGATATTGTAGATGCAATTGCAAGGCTCTC TTGGAAGAAAATTGACATGCTCCAAGAAGTGACGAAACAGATTGAAGGACATACTATTTGTGCATGGGGTGATGCTGCTGCTTGGCCAGTGCAGGGTCTCATTAGGCACTTTAGACCAGAGCTTGAAAGGAGGATTAGGGAGCACGCAGACAGGGAGCTACAACaggctgctgctgctgctgcttgA